From a single Methylacidiphilum kamchatkense Kam1 genomic region:
- a CDS encoding dienelactone hydrolase family protein produces the protein MSLFLAVIFIFVLHEGIKEEVNVTIGEVYLPGTLEIPPGAKGIVLFAHGSGSSRFSPRNQLVAKVLREKGSGTLLFDLLTSDEEAEDEFSGIYRFDIGLLAKRLVGAAHWLKTQKQTRNYPIGFFGSSTGGGAALVAAAELGERIKAVVSRGGRPDLAGESLKKVKSPTLLIVGSLDEFVLRLNEQALEALQCEKELVVIPGASHLFEEPGALDKVAAVAADWFSAHWP, from the coding sequence ATTTCTTTATTCCTAGCTGTCATATTTATTTTTGTGCTTCATGAAGGGATCAAAGAAGAAGTCAACGTAACGATTGGGGAAGTTTATCTCCCTGGGACATTAGAAATTCCTCCTGGAGCAAAGGGGATCGTCCTTTTTGCCCATGGCAGTGGCAGTAGCCGCTTTAGTCCGAGGAATCAGTTAGTCGCTAAAGTTTTAAGAGAAAAAGGGTCCGGAACCCTTCTTTTTGATCTTTTAACTTCGGATGAAGAAGCCGAAGACGAGTTTAGTGGCATCTACCGGTTTGATATCGGACTTCTTGCAAAAAGGCTGGTAGGAGCGGCTCATTGGTTAAAAACACAAAAACAAACTAGAAATTATCCAATAGGCTTTTTCGGCTCAAGCACAGGAGGAGGAGCTGCTTTAGTTGCTGCCGCAGAACTTGGAGAGAGAATAAAAGCTGTGGTTTCTCGAGGAGGAAGGCCGGATCTTGCCGGTGAATCGTTAAAAAAGGTGAAGTCTCCGACCCTGCTCATTGTTGGGAGTCTAGATGAGTTTGTTTTAAGGCTTAATGAACAGGCACTGGAAGCCTTGCAGTGTGAAAAAGAACTGGTGGTGATTCCAGGGGCTTCCCATCTTTTTGAAGAACCAGGAGCCCTCGATAAAGTTGCTGCGGTGGCTGCGGATTGGTTTTCTGCTCACTGGCCATAA
- a CDS encoding argininosuccinate synthase: MKIVLAYSGGLDTSVILRWLIEQYQAEVIAYCANLGQEEELIGLEEKARKLGASKCIVEDLTEEFVKDYVFPMLRAGAIYENQYLLGTSIARPLIAKKQVEVARKEGADSLAHGATGKGNDQVRFELAYAALAPEFKVISPWREWSFQGREDLIAYAKKQGIEVPVSREKPYSMDRNILHISYESGVLEDPWQEPPQDLFRLTKSPEEAPNTPEVVELEFEEGNCVGVNGEKKSPVEILKSLNKLGAKHGIGRIDIVENRFVGIKSRGVYECPGGTILYFGHRQLETITLDREVMHLRDSFIPKYAELIYNGFWFSPERYFLQAAFDQSQRFVTGTVRLKLFKGQLYTLGRKSPYSLYNPKLATMEADQGAYDPKDATGFIKLQSLRLRTVAQSQKGLFG, translated from the coding sequence ATGAAGATCGTCTTGGCTTATTCAGGGGGATTAGATACTTCGGTGATATTGCGATGGCTTATCGAGCAGTATCAGGCCGAAGTCATTGCCTATTGTGCAAATTTAGGTCAGGAAGAAGAACTCATAGGATTAGAGGAAAAAGCACGGAAGCTTGGTGCTTCAAAATGCATTGTGGAAGACCTCACCGAAGAGTTTGTCAAAGATTATGTCTTTCCGATGCTTCGAGCAGGCGCCATATACGAAAATCAGTATCTTTTGGGCACAAGTATTGCTAGACCCCTAATTGCTAAAAAACAGGTGGAGGTTGCAAGGAAAGAAGGGGCTGATTCGCTTGCGCATGGAGCTACGGGGAAAGGCAATGATCAAGTCCGTTTCGAGTTGGCTTATGCCGCCTTAGCACCTGAGTTTAAAGTCATTTCTCCATGGAGGGAATGGAGCTTTCAGGGAAGAGAAGATCTGATAGCCTATGCTAAAAAACAGGGTATTGAGGTGCCAGTCAGTCGAGAAAAACCTTATTCAATGGACAGGAATATTTTACACATTAGCTATGAAAGCGGTGTTTTAGAAGATCCTTGGCAAGAACCGCCTCAGGACTTGTTTCGGTTAACTAAAAGCCCCGAAGAGGCACCTAACACCCCAGAAGTGGTAGAGTTAGAATTTGAAGAAGGGAACTGTGTGGGGGTCAATGGGGAGAAAAAAAGTCCGGTCGAAATTTTAAAGTCTTTGAATAAGCTTGGAGCAAAGCATGGAATCGGCAGGATTGACATCGTAGAAAATCGTTTTGTAGGAATAAAATCTAGGGGCGTCTATGAGTGTCCTGGAGGCACGATCCTTTATTTTGGGCATCGGCAGCTGGAAACGATCACACTGGATAGGGAAGTCATGCACCTGCGGGATAGCTTCATCCCAAAATATGCTGAGTTGATTTATAATGGATTTTGGTTTTCTCCTGAGAGATATTTCCTCCAAGCTGCATTCGATCAAAGCCAGCGTTTTGTAACAGGAACCGTTCGGCTGAAACTCTTCAAAGGCCAACTCTACACGCTTGGGAGGAAAAGTCCCTATTCGCTTTATAACCCAAAGCTGGCGACGATGGAGGCGGATCAAGGTGCCTATGACCCAAAGGATGCCACAGGATTTATCAAGCTTCAGTCTTTGCGGCTTAGAACAGTTGCTCAATCTCAAAAAGGCCTATTCGGCTAA
- a CDS encoding APC family permease: MVFSVETRKMGGEMIGLKKISALTAISIVIANMIGTGVFTTLGFQVKEIGSPFVILCIWILGGIVALSGALSYAELGAIFQRSGGEYLFLSKIYHPMVGFLAGWLSVTVGFAAPSAATAMALGKYFHYVFPMIPPLWISCCVSVLVYALHLRSLRWESIFQNIFILVEIFLILFFIVSGIEHVERPKLDFLPKPEDLAVFFSPPFALCFIYTMYSYSGWNAAAYIAGEIENPKKNIPLALILGTTIVVIIYTFLNAVFIFSVPRDQISGQIEVGAIVARKIFGEWGSRFAGFLIGVSLISSLSAIAWTGPRVAAAIGEDYPFFRILSKRSKEGVPYVGLLLQALIMFCLLFSSSFAKIITYVEFALGLSTVVTVLGVIILRWKAPELKRFYSTWGYPLTPLLYVIIESIILLQVFRQRPVESLLGLSTFLLGAIVYFFSKKACSK, translated from the coding sequence GTGGTATTTTCAGTAGAAACAAGGAAAATGGGAGGGGAAATGATCGGCCTTAAGAAAATATCGGCTCTAACAGCTATCTCAATCGTAATCGCTAATATGATAGGCACGGGCGTATTTACAACCCTTGGCTTTCAAGTGAAGGAAATTGGTTCGCCCTTTGTCATCCTTTGCATTTGGATTTTGGGAGGCATTGTTGCTCTTAGTGGAGCGCTTTCCTATGCAGAACTTGGAGCCATCTTTCAAAGATCAGGAGGAGAATATCTGTTTTTAAGTAAAATTTATCATCCGATGGTAGGGTTTTTGGCAGGATGGCTTTCGGTTACTGTGGGCTTTGCTGCTCCTTCTGCGGCCACTGCGATGGCTCTTGGAAAGTATTTTCACTATGTCTTTCCCATGATACCACCTCTTTGGATTTCTTGTTGTGTGTCAGTTCTCGTTTATGCTTTGCATCTTCGGAGCCTTCGCTGGGAGTCAATTTTCCAAAATATTTTTATTCTGGTCGAAATCTTTTTGATTTTGTTTTTTATTGTGAGTGGGATTGAGCATGTAGAAAGGCCAAAACTCGATTTTCTTCCAAAACCAGAAGATCTAGCTGTTTTTTTTAGCCCGCCTTTTGCCTTGTGTTTCATTTACACGATGTATTCCTACTCCGGATGGAACGCTGCAGCCTATATCGCTGGAGAGATTGAAAATCCCAAGAAAAACATTCCTCTTGCCCTTATTTTAGGAACGACCATCGTGGTCATCATCTATACTTTTCTGAATGCGGTCTTTATATTTTCTGTTCCTCGAGATCAAATTTCAGGTCAAATTGAGGTCGGCGCCATTGTGGCTAGAAAAATTTTTGGGGAGTGGGGAAGCCGGTTTGCCGGGTTTTTAATTGGCGTAAGCCTCATTTCTTCTCTGAGCGCCATAGCATGGACTGGACCAAGGGTGGCTGCAGCTATAGGAGAGGATTATCCTTTTTTTCGTATTTTAAGTAAACGTTCTAAAGAAGGCGTACCTTACGTGGGGTTATTACTTCAGGCCCTTATTATGTTTTGCCTTCTGTTTAGTTCTTCCTTTGCAAAGATAATCACTTACGTGGAGTTTGCTTTGGGCTTATCAACCGTTGTTACGGTGCTTGGAGTGATCATACTGCGTTGGAAAGCCCCTGAACTCAAGCGTTTTTATTCTACATGGGGCTACCCATTGACTCCCTTACTCTATGTCATCATTGAGTCTATCATTCTGTTGCAGGTATTCAGACAAAGACCAGTGGAATCATTGCTAGGACTCTCTACTTTTCTATTGGGTGCCATTGTTTACTTCTTCTCGAAGAAGGCTTGCTCGAAGTAA
- the dxs gene encoding 1-deoxy-D-xylulose-5-phosphate synthase: MDRLLDQIDSPSDLKKIPIPELPKLAEEIRQEMITVLSKNGGHLGPNLGVVELTLALHYVFDVPKDNFVFDVSHQAYVHKLLTGRKSRFHTIRQPGGISGFMCREESEYDCYGAGHAGTALSAALGMAVGRDRKGGKEHVIALCGDAAFTCGITFEALNNVASTTQRLIVILNDNEWSIDKNVGAIASYFNKIVTNPAYSYLRDRVEKVLEKWPGKNVLKVARKAEEAFKSLLWPSVIFEELGLTYHGPIDGHDIPRLISTFEFLKNQEYPVLLHVITQKGRGFPPALEKQKKFHGLGPYNPITGETPTSPRKTFSEVFAETMIKLADMNRNVVAITAAMPNGTALDKFQPKFPDRYFDVGIAEEHAVIFAAGLATKGFKPYCAIYSTFLQRAYDPIIHDVCLQKLPVVFCLDRGGLSGDDGPTHHGLFDVAYLRTVPNITIMHPKDEDELADMLFTAMHHPGPVAIRYPRGTGSGVAVKEQPELIPIGRAEVLQHGREVAIFGLGVMIEMAKELAARFEELGYSAAVINPRTVKPFDRGTLEFFARHVELIVTIEDHVLAGGFGSLVLEELQQLGLRTPVVRIGWPDQFIEHGKVDILRKKYGLTVENALEQSLKILKGSKAGGHLEIA, encoded by the coding sequence ATGGATAGACTCTTAGACCAAATAGACAGTCCTTCGGATCTTAAAAAAATTCCCATTCCTGAATTGCCTAAACTGGCTGAAGAGATCCGGCAGGAAATGATCACAGTGCTATCTAAAAACGGAGGGCATCTTGGACCAAATCTTGGGGTGGTGGAACTGACCCTCGCCTTGCATTACGTTTTTGATGTTCCCAAGGATAATTTTGTATTCGATGTCAGCCATCAAGCCTATGTCCATAAACTGCTGACAGGTAGGAAAAGTAGGTTCCATACCATTCGACAACCAGGAGGGATTTCGGGGTTCATGTGTCGAGAAGAGAGTGAATATGACTGTTATGGGGCAGGGCATGCGGGAACGGCCCTATCGGCTGCTCTTGGAATGGCTGTAGGAAGGGATCGGAAAGGGGGCAAAGAGCACGTCATAGCTCTCTGTGGCGATGCTGCCTTTACTTGCGGCATTACCTTTGAAGCATTGAACAACGTTGCCTCGACAACCCAAAGACTCATTGTCATTCTGAATGACAACGAATGGTCGATTGATAAGAATGTGGGGGCAATAGCGAGTTATTTTAACAAGATCGTTACCAATCCTGCCTATTCCTACTTGCGGGATCGAGTGGAAAAGGTGCTAGAAAAATGGCCAGGCAAAAATGTTCTTAAAGTCGCTAGAAAAGCTGAAGAGGCCTTTAAAAGTCTTCTCTGGCCCAGTGTTATTTTTGAAGAATTGGGCCTGACTTATCATGGTCCTATCGATGGCCATGATATCCCACGGTTGATTTCGACTTTTGAGTTTCTAAAAAATCAAGAATATCCGGTGTTGCTGCATGTGATCACGCAAAAAGGCAGGGGATTTCCTCCTGCCTTAGAAAAGCAAAAGAAATTTCATGGCCTAGGGCCTTATAATCCCATTACGGGGGAAACTCCTACAAGCCCAAGAAAAACATTTTCGGAAGTGTTTGCTGAGACAATGATCAAGCTGGCTGACATGAATAGGAATGTTGTAGCGATCACAGCGGCGATGCCTAATGGGACCGCCTTGGATAAGTTCCAGCCTAAATTTCCGGATAGGTATTTCGACGTGGGTATTGCAGAAGAGCATGCAGTCATTTTTGCTGCTGGCCTTGCCACCAAGGGATTCAAACCTTATTGTGCGATCTATTCAACCTTTCTTCAAAGGGCTTATGATCCTATCATTCATGATGTCTGCCTGCAGAAATTACCAGTAGTCTTCTGCTTGGATCGTGGAGGGCTTTCAGGAGATGATGGACCGACTCATCATGGGCTTTTCGATGTAGCCTATTTACGGACCGTACCAAATATTACGATAATGCATCCGAAAGATGAAGATGAGCTAGCCGATATGCTTTTTACTGCCATGCATCATCCTGGTCCGGTGGCTATCCGGTATCCAAGGGGAACAGGCAGCGGGGTAGCGGTCAAAGAGCAACCGGAATTGATACCTATTGGACGGGCTGAGGTGCTTCAACATGGTAGGGAAGTGGCTATCTTTGGACTAGGGGTAATGATAGAAATGGCAAAAGAATTAGCGGCAAGATTTGAAGAGCTTGGCTATTCAGCAGCTGTGATTAACCCAAGGACCGTCAAGCCATTTGATAGAGGAACGCTTGAGTTTTTTGCTAGGCACGTCGAGCTAATTGTAACGATTGAGGATCATGTGCTAGCTGGAGGCTTTGGCTCGCTTGTGCTTGAGGAGCTGCAGCAGCTCGGATTGCGAACCCCGGTAGTTAGAATTGGCTGGCCAGATCAGTTTATTGAACATGGCAAAGTGGATATCCTCAGGAAAAAATATGGGTTAACGGTCGAGAACGCTCTGGAGCAGTCCTTGAAAATTTTAAAGGGATCGAAGGCCGGAGGCCATCTAGAAATTGCTTGA